AGCTTTTGATAATACGTAAACCTCAGCTTTGAAATCTGTGTGAGGAGTTACTGAACCTGGTTTACAGATAACCATACCACGACGGATATCAGTTTTCTCAATACCACGTAACAATAAACCTACGTTATCACCAGCTTCACCGTAATCTAAGATTTTACGGAACATCTCAACACCTGTTACTGTAGATTTCAAGTTCTCAGCACCCATACCTAAGATCTCAACTGGATCACCAGAGTTGATTACACCTCTTTCGATACGACCAGTTGCAACTGTACCACGACCTGTGATCGAGAATACGTCTTCGATAGGCATTAAGAAAGGTAAGTCTGTCAAACGTGGAGGAATTGGAATGTAGTTATCTACAGCGTCCATTAGTTCCATGATTGAATCAACCCATTTCTCTTCACCGTTCAATGCACCTAATGCAGAACCTTTGATTACTGGAATATCATCACCTGGGAATTCGTAGAATGATAATAATTCACGAACTTCCATCTCAACTAAGTCTAATAACTCAGTGTCATCAACTAAGTCAACTTTGTTCAAGAATACTACTAACGCAGGAACACCTACCTGACGAGCTAAAAGGATGTGCTCGCGAGTTTGAGGCATAGGACCATCTGTAGCAGCAACAACGATGATAGCACCGTCCATTTGAGCAGCACCAGTTACCATGTTCTTAACGTAATCGGCGTGACCTGGACAGTCAACGTGTGCATAGTGACGGTTAGCTGTTTGGTATTCTACGTGTGAAGTGTTGATTGTGATACCACGCTCTTTTTCTTCAGGAGCTGAGTCAATTGAATCAAATGAACGAACTTCTGACAAACCTTTATCAGCTAATACTTTAGTGATAGCAGCTGTTGTAGTCGTTTTACCGTGGTCAACGTGACCAATAGTACCAATATTTAAGTGCGGTTTACTACGGTCAAATTTCTCTTTTGCCATGTTTATGCGAATTAGTAATTATAAAATATTTCTTTTAATTATGTTACAAAGTTAAAAAAACTTTTGTGTCGAGCCAAAGATGGGATTTGAACCCACGACCTCTTCCTTACCAAGGAAGTGCTCTACCCCTGAGCTACTTCGGCTTACAAAAACCTTATTTACAGCTATAAGCCTCTAGTCTTTACATAAAAATATCAAAGAAGACAGAGACTTGTTTTGTTTTATAAATTGAGCGGAAGACGAGGTTCGAACTCGCGACCTATAGCTTGGAAGGCTATCGCTCTACCAACTGAGCTACTTCCGCTTTTTTTTGTTTACGCTTTGAGAAAACTGCAAGCAGCTAAAGCGTAAACAAAGAGTGTGTGTGGAGGGAGAAGGATTCGAACCTTCGAAGCCGAAGCAACGGATTTACAGTCCGTCCCATTTGACCGCTCTGGAACCCCTCCAGACCTGTAACCGAAGTTACGTTTGAGCCTCCTATCGGAATCGAACCAATGACCTACTGATTACAAGTCAGTTGCTCTACCAGCTGAGCTAAGGAGGCGTATATAAATTTAATAAAACTTTCTTAAAGAACGGCTACCTGTAGATAGCGAGTGCAAAAATCTGATATTATTTTGACTTCTGCAAGTTTTATTTTCATTTTTTTTCACTTAAAGAACTCATCAAAACTTCGTTCGTTATTTCCCCGTTTTGATGATGCAAAGATAGCTACTGAAAGCACATTACAAAATATATTTATCCTTTTTTTTGCGCTTCAAAAACCATTTACCTGATACGCAAGTAAATAATTTTTATTTTCAATTCTATAGAACCCCTATATTTGCGCATGTTTAATACCAGATTATTCAAAATTCTACCTCTTGCAGCCTTAACATTAGGTTTGCATCTGAATGCAACAGCGCAGGAAACTAGCCCTGACAGTACAAACTTCATTAAAAAAATCATCAAAAAATTCGTCTCCTCCGAGAAAGATTCCACGCGATCGGCAAGCTTTATGGTGCTCCCGGCAGTAGGGTATGCTCAAGAAACAGGTTTCGAATACGGAATTGCAAGTACGTATAACTTCTATATCGATAAACAAGATCTAAATAGCCGAACGTCCAACCTAACCCTAATCGGTACCCTGACGACGAAAAAACAAAAAAACATTAAGCTAATTTCCGATATCTGGACCAAAGGAAATGAATACCACATCCTCTCCGAACTTCGCTATCGCGATTGGCCATTCAATTTCTATGGCATCGGCAATGATACTTGGAAGGCAGATGAGGATTACCTCGACCAAAAGCTATACCGCATCAAACTTGACGGCGAGAAACGCTTCGCTCCAAACTTCTACGCCGGATTAAATGTAAACTACGAGCATTTAAAATTCAAAGACATGGAAGCTGGCGGTATTTTCGAAGAGCCAACCGTTTACGGAAAATCTGGAGGACAATACCTCGCCATCGGTGCATCGGCATTATACGACAACAGAAATAATACCACTTATACTACGCGTGGTTTCTATGGCCGCGCCAAATACAGCTATGCTCCCAACTTCTTTGGCAAAGACAACTTCATCGGCTCACAAGTGGAGGTCGATGTTCGCGGTTTTTACCCCATCAACAACACCCTGACGATCGCTGCCCAAGGATTATTCCGCGGAACTTACGGTGATAATGTCCCATTCTATGTGCTACGTGATCTTGGAGGCGATATGACCATGCGCGGATATTACCTCGGCCGATACAAAGACAACAATTACGCGACAGCCCAGGCTGAAATACGCTATAGATTCCACCCCCGCATCGGAATCAACGGATTCCTCGGAACCGGAAGCACATTCTCCAAGGAAAACGACATCCGCTTGCTCCCTAGCTACGGCGCAGGACTTCGCTACTTCTTCAGCTTAGAACATAATAGCAGCATCCGCTTCGACTACGCCTTCGGCGAACAACGCCCCGGCGAGAAAAGACAATCAGGATTTTATTTGAGTATAAGTGAAGCGTTTTAGGGAGATGTTAGTATTTAGTAGTTAGTATTTAGTATTTAGACCTAGGGTGGAATTAGATTTTAGAAATTAGACGCTAAATATTAGAGCAGGGCGCCCATTAGGCGCCTTTTGCTGTTTCGAGTTTTCTGAACCAGGAAAGGAAGGATACAAGGATGGTCAGGATCCTGCAAATCGTTTCATCCTTCCTTTCCTGGTTCAGAAATCCTTTTTTTCTTTCAACATGATCCTGCCAATCCTTAAATCCTTCCTTTCTTGGTTCAAAACAAACTTCCCCCTTTCCCAAACAACTCAAACACAAAAAAGGCGCCTAATCGACAACCTACTCTAATATCTAACGTCTAATTTCTAAAATCTAATTCCAGCCCTACTCTTATGTCTAACGTCTAATATCTAATATCTACTCTCAAAACTGCAAAGTAAAAACACTCCCCTCGCCTTCTTGGCTGTCGACTAAGAGGTTTCCGTTGTGCATCAGCATAATCTGCTTACTAAGGGTAAGTCCGACGCCTGTTCCGGTTTTTTTGGTGGTAAAGAATGGGGTAAAGATCTGCTCTTGGATTTCGGGCGACATGCCGACGCCGTTGTCTTGAATTTTGATCTGTATTCGGCCGTTGCTTTCGATGCCAGATAGGCTGATATAGGGGTCTTCTTGATCCTTGACGGCTTCAATGGCGTTAAGCAATAAATTGATGAGGACCTGCTCGACTAAGTTGATATCTGCCAAGAGTACCATCCGGGTATTTTTGATGATGATATCCACATCGATATTCTTTTGGAGGAGCGTTGGTTCGAGAAGTTGATAAATATTTTCGAAAAGCTGCACGAGCAGAATCTCCGCCACTTGTGGCTGATCGACCTTATTAATCAGGCGATAACTCTTCGCAAACTGCAACAGCCCTTCGCTTCGACGTTTAATGGTGAATATTCCCACTTTGAGGTCTTCGATATCCTGATCGCCTTCCCATTGTTCCAAGCGGCTATGCAGGGTTTCTGCCAAGGAGCTGATCGGACCAATGGAGTTCATGATTTCATGGGTCAGCACGCGGAGCAGCTTATGCCAAGCTTTTGTTTCCGTTTCATCGATTGCTTCGTTGATGTTTTGATAGACCACGATGCGAAACTGTCCGTCCTGCGTCTCAAACTCCGAGCATTGCAAGAGTACCTTGATCTTACCGGAGGCAGAATTGGTGGTCTCCATTTGCTGCTTCCCTACCTTCAGCTGCATGGTCTTCTCATACAGATCTGCATTTCTGCGCTGTAAGCCTGCAATATTCCCAAGATGAGGAACCTGAAAAAGCGATTTGAAGGCATCGTTTACCCAGATGACTTTACCGGTATCGGCATGGAAAAACAAGATGGCGGTATCCAGCATATTGATTACCTTATTGAGGTACTGATGCTGAAGGGCTTGATCGATGCTTATATTTTTATAAATTTCGTTGATCTGGTTGAAAGCCTGGTACAATTTGCCCTCGGTCGACTGGTTATTCTTTACCACAAAACGGCGCGTGAAATCTCTATATTTTACGGCTTCGGAAAACTCTAGCATTTGTTTCACTAGAAACCGATGGCTGGCAACAAAGCGATAGGCTAGATAAAAAGTGATCAGAAATAACAAAAGCGCATAGCTGTAGTAGCCTAAGAAAATCAAGTAGGCGATTCCAACAGCAAGCGACAAGAGTGCCAGCACTTTAAAAAAATCAGCAATCGCTAATCTCGACATATTTACAAATTGTATTTTTCCAGGCGTCTATACAAGGCTGCTCGCGTCAGTCCTAATTCCTTCGCTGCCTTGCTGATGTTCCCATTATAGCGTTCAATTGCTGATTTAATCGCCTTACGTTCCATCTCTTCTAGGTTATGGGAAGAAAAGTCGGTACTTGAGCTTGTCGCTTCAGGAACAGACTCAATGGGAGAAAATAGGATATCCTCGGCGCGCAAACTAGATTGATCAGACATGATAACCGCCCTTTCGATGCTGTATTGTAATTCGCGGACATTCCCCGGAAAATGATACTGCTTCAGCTTATGTAGCGCGTCTGCTTCTAAACCGGCGATATTCTTATGATATTTCCTGTTGTAGAAATCAAGAAAATGGTTAGCTAAAAGGGGGATATCATCTGTTCGCTCACGCAATGCCGGTACCTGAATTTCTAGGGTGTTTATTCTGTAGATTAAGTCCTTTCGGAATCTCGACTCATCCGCCAATGCCTTCAATGGAACATTGGTTGCGGAAATTAAGCGCATATCCACTGCAACGGGCTGGCTAGAACCCAAAGGAACGACAGCGCGGTTTTGCAATACACTCAATAGCTTCGCCTGTTGTTGCAGATTGATATTCCCGACCTCATCCAGAAAAAGAGTACCACTGTCGGCATTCTCAAAACGGCCTTTTCGATCTTCCCTGGCGTCAGTAAATGCACCTTTCTTATAGCCGAATAGTTCACTCTCGAAAAGTGTTTCGGTCAGTGAACCTACATCGACTTTAATAAATGGATTTTTATTGCGCAAAGAGCGCTGATGAATAGCGTTTGCTATCAAATCTTTCCCTGTTCCGTTTTCTCCGAGAATAAGAATATTGGCTTCCGTAGGTGATACCTTGTCGAGTTTGTAAAACAGATCGTTCATAATTGCCGACTTGCCTACAATGCCCTGATCCGAAACCATTGGCTTCGACTTCACATTCGCCTGCGCCGGTTTATGCTCGTCCATCAACCCCTGCAGCGTACTCAGCAACTGTTCATTCTGCCAAGGCTTAACGATAAAGTCCGCTGCCCCTTGCTTCAAAGATTTAACGGCTAAATCAACCGCACCATAGGCCGTAATCATCACGACCTGAACGGCAGGAAAATTCTCCTTTACTTTCCCCAACCAGTATAAGCCCTCATTACCGGTGTTTATCGCACTCTTAAAGTTCATATCCAACAAGAGGATATCAACCGAATGCTTCTCTAGAATATTCAGTAATTTCTCTGGGTTATGTTCAACAATAACCTCTTTAACTTTAGGTCTTAACAGGATACGGGTGGCGGTTAATAAATCCTGATCATCATCTACAACAAGTACGGTTGCTTTCTTCATGCTAGGTCTAAGTTAATTATAAATTTAATGCCCCTGCATAGTAATCGTTAATATATTTTTGAAGCAACCACTCATATTGTTTGATTACCAACTGACTACGCGTATTGTCTAATTTGTTTTTCGCCGTCAAGTAAATGACCGAATTGCTATTACCCGCTTCAAAATGTACATTGGCGATACGAAAAGCCTCTTGATAGCTCTGTTCCTGCTCCTTCAAGTTCTGTACATGCGTCTGTGCTGTTCGCAAGTCAAATACGGCTTTAGCCGTGTTCATACGGAGTTCGTTTTCACGAATACTTTTATTCAGCACTGCCTCGTTAAAATCAACCTGCGCCAAACGCACATTCGTACGCGTCGCAAATCTATTGAATATGGGAATGGTTAGGCTTAAAGAAAGGCTTTTCCGAAGATTATTCTTCATCTGGTTGAAAGCCTCTCCCCCATCCTTGCTATAGTTGGATCCTAAGCCTGCGCCAAAGGATAAGGAAGGATAATATTCTGACTTCATCAATTTAATATGCTGCTCCATCTCCTTCATCCGCCAGTCCAATGCACGATACTCAGGTAGCACCGTCAATGAAGAACGAAAAAGATCATCAGCGCTATAAGCAGTGCTCGCTTGCTCTGTCTCCAATTTTTCTAATGCGGGTAGTTCTGCAATATTGATATTCAAAAACGTTGCTAATGTCAGCTTCGCATCATTTAAAGATTGCTTCGTTTGTTCCAACAAATTCAGATCGCTATTATACTGTCCTTTGATATCGTAAAGATCGCCCGGAGCAACCGCACCTTCTCTATTCAGTACCTCATGTCTATGTAATTGTTCCTTTGTTACAGCGATCTGCCCCTCAATCTGGGTTAGCATATCCTGCGCTGTTAAGACTTTCAGGTATGCCTCAATGACATCCAGTTTCAATTCATTTCTAGCACCTTCAAATTCTAGCTTTCCGGCCTCCTTCGCATTCGCACGACGACGAATATTGTGTAAGATGGCAAAGCCGTTGAAGATCGGGACATTCGCATTGAGGTATTGATTGCCATAGCTGTTATAGCGGTCTACATACTGGTTGGTCGTCGGGTCAATACTTCGACCTTGACTAAGCTCATGTGCCAATCCGCCGCTCACCTCCGGCAACCGATCGTAGCGCGCCTGCTTATACTGAAGATCCGCCCGGTCGATATTAAGTTCCGAACGTAATAACGTCGGATTATTAGCTACCGCCATACGAATGCAATCCGAAAGGGACAAGGTGCGAGTTTGCCCCTTAAGATTGCTAACTAAACAACAACAAATTGTTACGATATATAAATAGATGGTTAAGTATTTCATGTATGCAATTTCCTATGGCATTCCATAGCCTATGCCAATTATACTAATTATTGATTATCAGTGATTTAAAACACCGAAAAAGAAAGGGATGTTCGGAGACGAACAACAAAGTGTTCGGTAGTGGACAATTGGGATTAGACATTAGATATCAGATTTTAGATATTAGACCGTTGTCTTGAACCAGGAAAGGAAGGGAACATTAGTCTTGAACCAGGAAAGGAAGGATGCAAGGATGGGCAGGATCGGGTCTAATGTCTCATATCTAATATCTAGTGTCTAGTGTCTAGTCTGAACCAGGAAAAAAAGGATGCAAGGATGGGCAGGATCAGTGATCTGTTAAAGTTGGAGACGTTTAGTGAAACGTCTCTACGCGGTTCGTCATGATTACCGCCTATATATTTCAAAATTATATGGAAGCCAATTGGACGCCAATACGTAGAGACGTTTCACTAAACGTCTCCTAAAATGTATATAACCCATACCATCTTTCGCCGCTATACCTGATCCTGCCAATCCTTGCATCCTTCCTTTCCTGGTTCGAAACAAAATATCCTTCCTTTCTAGTTTAAACCAAAGGTTCAAAACAAAATTCCCGTTCTAAACCAAAGTTTCAGACAAAAATCCCCTCACCCCACCACTCCCACTCGTCCAAAGTCTAACATCTAAAATCTCATATCTAACATCTAACATGGACATAAGCGAACATCTACTGTTCGCTAACGAACAGTAGCCAAGTAGCCAAACACAAAATAACACTGATTTACAATAGTTTACAACTTTGGCACAACCTTATCTATGCATTTATCGTAAAGAATAAAATAAATGGACAGACCAATTAAACAGAAGACATGGAATACGAAGCGGCTCTTAACGGTTGGCGGCGTGGTTGCCTTGGTTGGCTTGATCGGCGCGAGTTATTATTTCACGAGCGGCAATAGCAAACTCAATGTAGAAGCGGAGCGTATTGCTATCTTTGAAGTAAAAGAAGATACCTTTCAAGAGTTTATACCTATCAATGGAACCGTACTTCCTATCAGCAGTATTTATCTGGATGCTTCGGTTGGTGGTCGTGTGGAGGAGAAATATGTAGAAGATGGGGCGCATTTGAGAAAAGGAGACCCTATCATGCGTCTTTCGAATACGGATTTGGAGCTGAGCCTTATCAATCAGGAAACGCAGGTTTTGAACCTCTTGACACAGGCTCAAATTGCGCAGACCAGTGCACAGCAGGCTACCATCAACAATCGTAATCAAATGGCGGATGTGGAACAAGCGCTGAAGGAAGCGGAGCGCGTTTATACCTTGAACAAAAAGTTGCTGGCGGAAAAGGCGATTGGTTCGCAGGAATATCAAAAGTCGCTGAATGAGTACAATTACCAGAAAGAACGTATCGGGTTAACGAATCAGATCGTGAGACAAGATGAGGTTTCGAATGCACAGAAACTAAATCAGGACCGCGAAACCTATAAACGTACGCAGAGCGCTTTGCAGCTGATGCGCCAAAAAGTGGGGGATCTAATATTAAGAGCCCCTGTGGATGGGCAACTGACTTCCTTTGACGCCGAGATCGGACAGAATAAAACGGCTGGCGAGCGTCTAGGACAGATTGATGTATTGACAGGTTTTAAAGTGCGTGCAGAAATCGATGAGCACTATATCAACCGCATCTTTCCTGATTTGAAGGGGCAGTTCAGCATTGACGACAAGTCCTATGAGCTGCGCATTAAAAAAGTGTACACCCAGGTGAAAGATGGTCGCTTCTTGGTAGACATGGAGTTTATCGGAGCACGACCGGAGAGTATCCGTCGCGGACAGACCCTGCCAATACGTTTAGCATTGAGCGATAAGACCAAAGCGGTGTTACTCGCAAAGGGAGGCTTTAATCAACAAACGGGCGGAAACTGGATTTTTAAATTAGATAAATCAGGAAATACAGCTTATCGTACGGATATTCAATTAGGCCGTCAGAACCCGGAATATTATGAGGTATTAGGAGGCTTGAAACCCGGCGATAAAGTCGTTATTTCAAGCTATGAAACCTACGATAAGATTCAAGAATTGAGCATAAAACAGTAGAAGTCATTGCGCCTGCTGCTTCACCCCCTAACCGAAGTAGTAGGTCGCAAATGATGAAAAGATAAACAAAGAAATTATAGATACCATATGATCAAGATAACCAACCTACAGAAATTCTATCGCACCGAAGAGGTGGAGACTGTTGCGCTCAACGATGTTAATATACATGTGAAAGAGGGAGAATTTGTTGCCGTAATGGGCCCCTCTGGATGTGGGAAGTCGACCCTATTAAATATAGTTGGTCTGTTGGACGATTTAGACGAGGGCAGTTATCTATTCAACAGTATCGAAGTAGCAAAATTTAAGGAGAATAAGCGTTCGGATTTGCGCAAGCATAACATCGGCTTTGTCTTCCAGTCGTTTAACCTAATCGACGAGCTAACGGTTTTTGAAAACGTGGAACTTCCGCTTGTTTACACCAATGTGCCTGCTGCCGAACGTAAGAAACGCGTGGAGGAAGTGTTGGAAAAAGTGCAGATCATGCACCGCCGCAATCACTTTCCACAGCAGCTGTCTGGTGGTCAGCAACAACGTGTCGCCGTAGCGCGCGCCGTAGTCAACAACCCTAAATTGATCCTAGCCGACGAGCCCACAGGTAACTTAGATTCGAGCAACGGTAATGAAGTTATGCAATTACTAACCGAACTCAACGAAGCCGGAACAACCATCGTCATGGTAACACACTCTGAATACGACGCCAAGTTCGCCGACCGTGTAATCAGAATGCTCGACGGACAGGTGATATTGGAAGATGTAAGAAATTAATTTATAGATATGAGATGCTAGAAATTAGATATAAGATGTTAGACATTAGATATAAGATATGAGATGTTAGACATTAGATATAAGATTTTAGACATTAGAATGGCGTTTGAATCAGGATAGATGGGCAGTTGTCTCGAAAGAAAGAAAGGAACATTTGTCTTGAACCAGGAAAGGAAGGATTTTAGGATTAACAGGATCCTCCTTATCGTTTTTTTCCTTCCTTTCCTGGTTCAAAACACAACTCTAATATCTATTATCTACTGTCTAATATCTAGTCTGAAAGGAAGGATTTTAGGATTGACAGGATCCTGCATATCGTTTTTTTCCTTCCTTTCCTGGTTCAAGACACAACTCTAATATCTATTATCTACTGTCTAATATCTAGTCTGAAAGAAAGGCTCCTAATCGGCGTCCTACTCTAAAATCTAATGTCTAAAATCTAAAAAACACTAAATACAACCACATGTTTAAAATAGCCTTTCGCAACCTCAAGAAGAATAAGGGATTCACGGCGATCAATATTATTGGTTTAGCTATTGGTATGGCGGCCGCGATACTGATTATATTATGGATTCGGAGTGAAGTGACTTTTGATCGTCAGTACAGCAATCTCGACCGGACCTATGTTGTCGGGAATAAAGCAATCTGGGGCGATAAGATTCAGGTATGGTTCTGGACCCCTCGTGTGATGGCAAGAACGCTGGAAACGGAATTTCCGGAGATCGAGCATGCTGTGCGCGTTGAAGGTGGTGGCAATGATTTACTTTCTGTCGGAGAGAACAAGTTGAATAAGGAAACTGGCATTTTTGCAGATGAGCACTTTTTTGACATCTTTGATTTCGAGGTTCTCGCTGGTGATACGAAAACTGCGCTCTCCAATGTGAATAGTATCGTCTTGACGGAATCATTAGCGAAGAAATTATTCAATTCGACAGATGTTGTCGGGAAATTCGTTCAACGAAATAATGAGGAGCAGTTCGCTGTATCGGCTGTATTGAAAGATCTGCCAGCCAATAGCACCTACAATAGAACGAGTTATCTGCTTCCGATGAAGTATCATGATAGCAAAAACCCCGGCGATACACAGTGGAACAACAATACATTGCAGACCTACATCTTATTGAAAGAAGGAGCAAACGTTGAATTGCTGAGCAAGAACATCAAAGGACTTGTACAAAGACACACCGAAACAAACGCTGACAATCTAATCAAGCCTTTGGCCGACATGCATTTGTATGATAAATACGAGAACGGTGTGGTCGCTGGTGGTAGAATTGATACGGTACGTGTTTTTCTTGTGATCGCTTGCTTTATCCTGCTTATCGCCTGTATCAACTTTATGAATCTGAGTACAGCGCAGAGCGAAAAAAGAGCGAAGGAAGTTGGTATCCGAAAAGTAGTTGGTGCGGGAAAATCATCCTTGATCAAACAGTTTCTATCGGAGTCCATTTTGCTGGCTATTTTTGCGGGACTTGCCGCGCTCCTAATTGTGATCGTCGCGCTTCCGAGTTATTCCAAATTAGTAGATCGGGCACTAACATTGCCATACGATAGCATTGCTTTTTGGATTGCGTTTATGGCATTCACCATCTTTACGGGTTTAGTGGCCGGCAGCTATCCCGCTTTCTTTTTATCCTCGTTCAAACCAATCCGTGTGCTTAAAGGCAAGTTTGTATTCAAGGTGAATAGCTTTAGCACAAGAAAGGTCTTAGTCGTGAGTCAGTTTATTATCGCTATTGTATTAATCGTCAGTACCATCACTATCCGCAAGCAAATACAACATGCGCAAGACCGTGAGGTTGGTTACAACAAAGAACGTTTGATTTTCTTGTATGAAAATGGGGATGTTGAGAAGAATTTCAAATCGATTAAACAGGAGTTATTGGAACAAGGTATCGCTAGCAGCGTGACCCGCACTATGTCGCCAATTACCCTCCGATGGAGCAACAGCAACGGTTTTGAGTGGGCAGGGAAATCCAAAGACAATACCGTGATCTTTAATAGAACAGCAGCCGACGATAAGTTGATAGAAACAACAGGTTTAGAGTTAGTGAAGGGTCGTGATTTTGACCTCAGCAAATTCCCTACAGACTCGGCAGCGGCGATAATCAATGAATCTGCGGCAAAGGAAATTGGGTTTGCGGATCCTATCGGACAGATTATCAAGGACGGCAGTCAGTCTTACCAAATCATCGGTGTGATCAAAGACTTTATACAAGAGTCGCCATATGATCCTATAGCACCGCTGATCATCGAGGGTGCCCATGGCTATCTAGCGACCACACATATCAAGTTCCAACCGAATATTCATACGCGTGAGGCCCTAGACAAAACGGAAGCAATTCTAAAGAAATACAATCCGCTATACCCTTTCGAGTACACCTTCGTTGATGAAGACTAT
The DNA window shown above is from Sphingobacterium hotanense and carries:
- a CDS encoding ABC transporter permease — its product is MFKIAFRNLKKNKGFTAINIIGLAIGMAAAILIILWIRSEVTFDRQYSNLDRTYVVGNKAIWGDKIQVWFWTPRVMARTLETEFPEIEHAVRVEGGGNDLLSVGENKLNKETGIFADEHFFDIFDFEVLAGDTKTALSNVNSIVLTESLAKKLFNSTDVVGKFVQRNNEEQFAVSAVLKDLPANSTYNRTSYLLPMKYHDSKNPGDTQWNNNTLQTYILLKEGANVELLSKNIKGLVQRHTETNADNLIKPLADMHLYDKYENGVVAGGRIDTVRVFLVIACFILLIACINFMNLSTAQSEKRAKEVGIRKVVGAGKSSLIKQFLSESILLAIFAGLAALLIVIVALPSYSKLVDRALTLPYDSIAFWIAFMAFTIFTGLVAGSYPAFFLSSFKPIRVLKGKFVFKVNSFSTRKVLVVSQFIIAIVLIVSTITIRKQIQHAQDREVGYNKERLIFLYENGDVEKNFKSIKQELLEQGIASSVTRTMSPITLRWSNSNGFEWAGKSKDNTVIFNRTAADDKLIETTGLELVKGRDFDLSKFPTDSAAAIINESAAKEIGFADPIGQIIKDGSQSYQIIGVIKDFIQESPYDPIAPLIIEGAHGYLATTHIKFQPNIHTREALDKTEAILKKYNPLYPFEYTFVDEDYAKKFNESEKTGQLASLFAGLTIFISCLGLFGLSAFMAENRTKEIGIRKVLGASVFSVTRMLSKEFVLLVIIACIVAFPLAYWAMNSYLSTYAYRISVSWEIFLITAITAILIAIFTVSYQSIKAAIANPVNSLRDE